Proteins from a single region of Streptomyces spinoverrucosus:
- a CDS encoding carbohydrate ABC transporter permease, which translates to MAQAAAVAKPPAPPRRRRASATPRRLPYLLIAPAALLMLGFIAYPVLSVFYYSLQEYNPTKPWRNGFAGFDNFVHAFTEDPVFWDTLIFSAKWVVVEVGLQLLFGLALALIVNQTFVGRALGRALVFSPWAVSGVLTSAIWVLLYNSQTGITRYLADVGIGSYGTSWLSDTSTVFPAAIVADLWRGVPFFAILILADLQSVSKDLYEAAEVDGASRLKQFWHITLPHLKDAIVLSTLLRAVWEFNNVDLLYTLTGGGPAGVTTTLPLYIANTSVDAHDFGYASALTTVAFVILLFCSIVYLRLSKFGGEDK; encoded by the coding sequence ATGGCCCAAGCCGCAGCCGTGGCGAAACCGCCCGCGCCACCGAGGCGGCGCCGTGCCTCCGCCACGCCGCGCAGGCTGCCGTACCTGCTGATCGCCCCGGCGGCCCTGCTGATGCTGGGGTTCATCGCCTACCCGGTGCTCAGCGTCTTCTACTACAGCCTCCAGGAGTACAACCCCACCAAGCCGTGGCGGAACGGTTTCGCGGGCTTCGACAACTTCGTGCACGCCTTCACCGAGGACCCCGTCTTCTGGGACACGCTGATCTTCAGCGCCAAGTGGGTCGTCGTCGAGGTCGGCCTCCAGCTCCTGTTCGGTCTCGCCCTCGCCCTGATCGTCAACCAGACCTTCGTGGGCCGCGCGCTCGGGCGGGCGCTGGTCTTCTCGCCGTGGGCCGTCTCCGGCGTGCTGACCTCCGCGATCTGGGTGCTGCTCTACAACTCCCAGACAGGCATCACCCGTTACCTCGCCGACGTCGGCATCGGCTCGTACGGCACCAGCTGGCTGTCGGACACCTCCACCGTCTTCCCGGCGGCGATCGTCGCCGACCTGTGGCGGGGCGTGCCCTTCTTCGCGATCCTCATCCTCGCCGACCTGCAGTCCGTCTCGAAGGACCTGTACGAGGCCGCCGAGGTCGACGGGGCGAGCCGGCTGAAGCAGTTCTGGCACATCACGCTGCCGCACCTGAAGGACGCCATCGTGCTGTCCACGCTGCTGCGCGCGGTGTGGGAGTTCAACAACGTCGACCTGCTCTACACGCTCACCGGCGGCGGACCGGCCGGTGTGACCACGACACTCCCGCTGTACATCGCCAACACCAGCGTCGACGCCCACGACTTCGGCTACGCGTCGGCCCTGACCACGGTCGCGTTCGTGATCCTGCTCTTCTGCTCGATCGTCTATCTGCGGCTGAGCAAGTTCGGAGGTGAGGACAAGTGA
- a CDS encoding carbohydrate ABC transporter permease, which yields MSTTKEATVIAPAPRRATFEPQRPAGKKRRAWDEAPRWQIYLPLSLYLLFTLIPFYWILLFALRPAGSTSLVPWPMTFDHFEKVWTERSFGTYFQNSVYVGLATLLLTTVVALAGGYALARFDFRVKRAFMLALLCSQFVPGALLLVPLFEIFAELQMINSLVSVIIAETVFQLPLSMILISNFIKNVPYSLEEAAWVDGCNRMTAFRVVVLPLLRPGLIAVGSFAFVHSWNHFLFALMFLNNQQKQTIPVGLNTLMSADSVDLGALAAGGIIAAVPVVIVFAFIQKWLITGFSAGAVKG from the coding sequence GTGAGCACCACCAAGGAGGCCACCGTCATCGCGCCCGCCCCCCGGCGCGCGACCTTCGAGCCGCAGCGTCCGGCCGGCAAGAAGCGCCGCGCCTGGGACGAGGCCCCGCGCTGGCAGATCTATCTCCCGCTGTCGCTCTACCTGCTCTTCACCCTCATCCCGTTCTACTGGATCCTGCTCTTCGCCCTGCGCCCGGCCGGCTCCACGTCCCTCGTCCCCTGGCCGATGACCTTCGACCACTTCGAGAAGGTCTGGACCGAGCGCAGCTTCGGCACCTACTTCCAGAACAGCGTCTACGTCGGTCTCGCCACCCTGCTGCTCACCACCGTCGTCGCCCTGGCCGGCGGCTACGCGCTCGCCCGGTTCGACTTCCGGGTCAAACGGGCCTTCATGCTCGCCCTGCTCTGCTCCCAGTTCGTGCCCGGGGCGCTGCTGCTGGTGCCGCTGTTCGAGATCTTCGCCGAGCTGCAGATGATCAACTCGCTGGTCAGCGTCATCATCGCGGAGACCGTTTTCCAGCTCCCGCTGTCGATGATCCTGATCAGCAACTTCATCAAGAACGTGCCGTACTCCCTGGAGGAGGCGGCCTGGGTCGACGGCTGCAACCGCATGACCGCCTTCCGCGTGGTCGTCCTTCCGCTGCTGCGGCCCGGGCTGATCGCGGTCGGTTCCTTCGCCTTCGTGCACTCCTGGAACCACTTCCTGTTCGCCCTGATGTTCCTCAACAACCAGCAGAAGCAGACCATCCCGGTCGGCCTCAACACCCTGATGAGCGCGGACAGCGTCGACCTGGGCGCCCTCGCCGCGGGCGGCATCATCGCCGCGGTGCCGGTGGTGATCGTGTTCGCCTTCATCCAGAAGTGGCTGATCACCGGGTTCAGCGCGGGGGCGGTGAAGGGCTGA